From a single Flavobacterium sp. genomic region:
- a CDS encoding IS3 family transposase gives MKQDFPKLGIAVLCRLFGRTRHAYYDSLWRKESSLVKEDVILQEVFNIRKNLPRLGTRKLHFLIKNKLISHQISFGRDYLFDLLSEHKLLIRQRKRKAMTTDSRHWMRKYSNLIKDIEITRPEQVWVSDITYIRLTHQWGYLSLITDAYSRKIMGYSFRQDLAAEGCIEALKMALNNRIYNQSIIHHSDRGSQYCSHNYVDLLLKNNIAISMTENGDPYENALAERVNGIIKTEFNLYSSLLGFEQTRNQISRSIKSYNELRPHASCDYLTPNQAHLQSDKLNKRWKNYNKSFYHEKTIV, from the coding sequence ATGAAACAGGATTTTCCAAAATTGGGAATAGCTGTTTTGTGTAGGTTGTTTGGCAGAACAAGACACGCATATTACGATAGTTTATGGCGTAAAGAGAGTAGTTTAGTCAAAGAAGATGTTATTCTCCAAGAAGTATTTAACATCAGAAAAAACTTGCCACGACTAGGAACTAGAAAGCTACACTTTCTAATAAAAAATAAGTTGATCTCACATCAAATATCTTTTGGTAGAGATTATTTATTTGATTTATTGTCAGAACATAAATTACTCATTAGGCAAAGAAAAAGAAAAGCTATGACCACTGATTCTAGGCATTGGATGAGAAAATATAGCAACCTAATAAAAGATATTGAAATAACAAGACCAGAACAAGTTTGGGTAAGTGATATTACTTATATACGTCTTACTCATCAATGGGGCTACTTAAGCTTAATTACAGATGCTTATTCGAGAAAAATAATGGGATATAGTTTTCGTCAAGATTTGGCAGCGGAAGGATGCATAGAAGCTTTAAAAATGGCATTGAATAACAGAATTTATAACCAATCTATTATTCATCATTCTGATAGAGGTTCGCAATATTGTTCTCATAATTATGTTGATTTACTATTAAAAAATAATATAGCTATAAGCATGACTGAGAATGGAGATCCTTATGAAAACGCTTTAGCAGAAAGAGTAAATGGTATTATAAAAACAGAATTTAATCTTTACTCAAGTCTATTAGGTTTTGAACAAACAAGAAATCAAATAAGTAGAAGTATTAAATCTTATAATGAATTAAGACCACATGCAAGTTGTGATTATTTAACACCTAATCAAGCCCATTTGCAATCCGATAAATTAAACAAAAGATGGAAGAACTATAATAAGAGTTTTTATCATGAAAAAACAATTGTATAG
- a CDS encoding SHOCT domain-containing protein translates to MKTSKTVRSYKYLIISILIFLALFIAKIYYEYIDNLEYQGETNYDYYTDTNYKNFIDFTKSQQDILANVLMISVILSLIIIINKIKDFKSGIQKLILVIWFIYVISIIVGLIDRQMYGDYAYRICKTYFINYLLFIPHLFIIYRQTFVGETVDLSNEIKHNEEKKFSNSLGDLKKLLELGQISEQEFNSKKETILKKKIETEIKLTEEYKLLEKTKNTGLITEEEFKLKLNNLIDKKYRESL, encoded by the coding sequence ATGAAAACATCAAAAACGGTACGAAGCTATAAATATTTGATTATATCAATTTTAATTTTCCTAGCTTTATTTATTGCTAAAATTTATTATGAATATATAGATAATCTTGAATATCAAGGGGAGACTAATTATGACTATTATACTGATACAAATTATAAAAACTTTATAGATTTCACAAAATCTCAACAAGATATTTTGGCGAATGTTTTAATGATTTCTGTTATATTGTCTCTAATAATAATTATAAATAAAATTAAAGATTTCAAATCAGGCATACAAAAATTAATTCTAGTAATATGGTTTATTTATGTTATTTCTATTATTGTTGGTTTAATTGACCGACAAATGTACGGTGACTATGCTTATAGAATTTGCAAAACTTATTTTATTAATTATTTACTTTTCATTCCACATTTATTCATAATATATAGACAAACATTCGTTGGAGAAACTGTTGACCTTTCAAACGAAATAAAGCATAATGAGGAAAAGAAATTTTCAAACAGTTTAGGTGATTTAAAAAAATTATTAGAATTGGGTCAAATTAGTGAACAAGAATTTAACTCCAAGAAAGAAACTATATTAAAAAAGAAAATAGAGACAGAGATTAAATTAACTGAGGAATATAAATTACTAGAAAAAACTAAAAATACTGGATTAATAACCGAAGAGGAATTTAAGTTAAAGCTTAACAATCTTATAGATAAAAAATACCGTGAATCACTATGA
- a CDS encoding transposase yields the protein MQNQKEVIYVVRKNKQSRFDKRLILKVVSEIEKGLPRKEAIQTYGLSVPTLDSWMRNYGSQDYKENMKRRTYNSLLKRTVVAAIEQGRLTVKEAKIAHNIKTEKIIRSWIAQYKTEKVEICIEKPSVLAKDKKTKKDLEKEALLQALKEAELKIKALNTLIDVAEDQLKIDIRKKSGAKQS from the coding sequence ATGCAAAATCAAAAAGAAGTAATTTATGTGGTTCGTAAGAACAAGCAAAGTCGTTTTGATAAGCGATTAATTTTAAAAGTTGTTTCAGAAATTGAAAAAGGGTTACCCCGAAAAGAGGCAATTCAAACTTATGGTTTAAGTGTTCCTACTTTGGATAGTTGGATGCGTAATTACGGCTCACAAGACTACAAAGAAAACATGAAGCGTAGAACGTATAATTCGCTTTTGAAGCGTACTGTGGTTGCCGCTATAGAACAAGGTAGGTTAACTGTTAAAGAAGCAAAAATAGCTCACAATATTAAAACGGAAAAAATAATTCGTAGTTGGATAGCACAATATAAAACAGAAAAAGTCGAAATTTGTATTGAAAAACCTTCTGTTTTGGCTAAAGATAAAAAAACAAAAAAAGATTTAGAAAAAGAAGCTTTACTACAAGCTTTAAAAGAAGCAGAGCTTAAAATAAAAGCCCTAAACACCCTAATTGATGTAGCCGAAGACCAACTAAAAATTGATATTAGAAAAAAGTCTGGTGCCAAGCAGTCCTAA
- a CDS encoding mechanosensitive ion channel family protein, giving the protein MKIFNWAYDLFKSLNFNDDIASYFNLGVNIIVLVFVSYVLDFLFKKIFIIVLALIAARTKSSFDDFLVANKTAKYLAHLFPLLFIYKTVPVILSKFTYWEDFFEKGVKIYIIILSLWITRSIFNALKDYLKNKPRYSDKPIDSYIQVIMIVLWIFGITSFVLIMFDTTMKTLLTTFGAISALIFLIFKDTILGFVASIQVSVNDMVRIGDWITMEKFGADGDVIEINLATVKVRNFDNTTTTIPTYSLISDSFKNWRGMLDSNGRRIKRHLLIKANSVKFIETLDIDKYKKIQHLTSYIEHRQADIDKYNNQNNIDKTVIVNGRNLTNLGLFRKYINQYILSHPGINKDMLLMVRYLQPTEKGIPLEIYCFSKDKTWLNYEHIMADLFDHIMASVNHFDLEIFESISTPTNKSNEK; this is encoded by the coding sequence ATGAAAATTTTTAACTGGGCATACGATTTATTTAAAAGTCTCAACTTTAATGATGACATTGCTTCCTATTTTAATCTAGGAGTTAATATTATTGTTTTAGTTTTTGTTTCCTATGTTTTAGATTTTCTCTTTAAAAAAATATTTATTATTGTACTTGCCTTAATTGCAGCTCGCACAAAATCTTCTTTTGATGATTTTCTAGTGGCTAATAAAACTGCCAAGTATTTAGCGCATTTATTTCCACTTTTATTTATTTACAAAACAGTTCCTGTTATTTTAAGTAAATTTACCTATTGGGAAGATTTTTTTGAAAAAGGGGTAAAAATCTATATTATTATTCTTTCACTTTGGATTACGCGAAGTATTTTTAATGCTTTAAAAGATTATTTAAAAAACAAACCTCGTTATAGTGATAAGCCTATTGATAGTTACATTCAAGTAATTATGATTGTGCTGTGGATTTTTGGAATTACTTCTTTTGTGCTGATAATGTTTGATACTACAATGAAAACATTGTTAACTACTTTTGGAGCAATTTCGGCCTTAATTTTTCTTATTTTTAAAGATACAATTCTAGGATTTGTGGCTAGTATTCAAGTTTCTGTAAATGATATGGTTCGAATTGGCGACTGGATAACTATGGAGAAATTTGGTGCCGATGGCGATGTTATTGAAATTAATTTAGCAACAGTAAAAGTTAGGAATTTTGATAACACAACAACTACTATTCCAACTTACAGCTTAATTTCGGATAGTTTTAAAAACTGGCGTGGTATGTTGGATTCAAATGGAAGACGCATTAAACGTCATTTATTAATCAAGGCTAACTCTGTTAAGTTTATAGAAACTTTAGATATTGATAAATATAAAAAAATTCAGCATTTAACTTCTTATATTGAACATCGTCAGGCTGATATTGATAAATATAATAATCAAAATAATATCGATAAAACGGTCATTGTTAATGGTAGAAACCTTACTAATTTAGGATTGTTTAGAAAATATATAAACCAGTATATTCTTTCACATCCGGGAATTAATAAAGATATGCTTTTGATGGTAAGGTATTTACAACCTACTGAAAAAGGAATCCCGTTAGAAATTTATTGCTTTTCCAAAGATAAAACATGGTTAAATTATGAGCATATTATGGCTGATTTATTTGATCATATTATGGCATCAGTAAATCATTTTGATTTAGAAATATTTGAATCTATTTCTACACCAACAAATAAATCTAACGAAAAGTAA
- a CDS encoding glyoxalase produces MKTKDELLLEIRGASIGEITEQSSSEEKFQNQTLRPILKFQNDLFIEVFRNYASKQKNVFFSLTPEKKMIYIENAIQRDIKFRNSLKGIIIGMFTSSEYKEYIQNSSNINKRMMNLLIERLKSQIQII; encoded by the coding sequence ATGAAAACGAAAGACGAATTGCTTTTAGAAATAAGAGGTGCAAGTATTGGTGAGATTACAGAACAATCTAGTTCGGAAGAAAAGTTTCAAAATCAAACCCTACGCCCTATTTTAAAGTTTCAAAATGATTTGTTTATTGAAGTTTTTAGAAATTATGCCTCCAAGCAGAAAAACGTATTTTTTTCGTTGACTCCAGAAAAGAAAATGATTTACATTGAAAATGCGATTCAACGTGATATTAAATTTAGAAATTCGCTCAAAGGTATAATTATTGGGATGTTTACTAGTTCTGAATATAAAGAATACATTCAAAATTCGTCGAATATAAACAAACGTATGATGAATTTATTGATTGAACGTTTGAAAAGTCAAATACAGATTATTTAA
- a CDS encoding PD-(D/E)XK nuclease domain-containing protein: MTTSINRIEEYIFDFFSSRIENLNMFYFSVSQSRQTGIYLLKNGTRIMDLFNSIHGNITEKFYSKKLIPHQFSTPEDLFNSLNAFKEYLNENEWLLNENLNGETTSYIVSELLQLKNEIVHMIDYTKELYEIEDSIIPYQDLRYYLIRREIPNFIECIKSILASVSYAITKSKEGYHHSNVHLILKLLGFEIVSEELTNVGRIDSVIRFLDTVYILEFKFSKIEDESMLALNQIKEKNYPQKFFVEKKKIIGIGISFSEKERNINGYNIEQF; the protein is encoded by the coding sequence ATGACAACATCAATTAACAGGATTGAAGAATATATTTTTGATTTCTTTTCTTCACGAATTGAGAATTTAAATATGTTTTATTTCTCAGTTAGTCAAAGTCGACAAACTGGAATTTATCTTTTAAAAAATGGAACAAGAATAATGGATTTGTTTAATTCCATTCATGGAAATATTACAGAAAAATTCTATTCAAAAAAATTAATTCCACACCAATTTAGTACACCAGAAGATTTATTTAATTCTCTTAATGCATTTAAAGAATATCTTAATGAAAATGAATGGTTATTGAACGAAAATCTTAATGGAGAAACTACTTCATATATTGTGAGTGAGCTATTGCAATTAAAAAATGAAATAGTGCATATGATTGATTATACAAAAGAATTATATGAAATTGAAGATTCAATTATTCCCTATCAAGATTTAAGATATTATCTAATTCGTAGAGAAATTCCAAATTTTATTGAATGCATTAAAAGTATATTGGCATCAGTTTCTTATGCAATAACAAAAAGTAAAGAAGGTTATCATCATTCTAATGTTCACCTAATTTTGAAATTATTAGGTTTTGAAATAGTATCCGAAGAACTTACTAATGTTGGTAGAATTGATTCAGTCATTAGATTCCTTGACACTGTTTATATTTTAGAATTTAAATTCTCTAAAATTGAGGATGAAAGTATGCTAGCATTAAATCAAATTAAAGAAAAAAACTATCCTCAAAAGTTCTTTGTCGAAAAGAAAAAAATTATTGGTATTGGTATTAGTTTTAGTGAAAAAGAAAGAAATATTAATGGATATAATATTGAACAATTTTAA
- a CDS encoding tetratricopeptide repeat protein produces the protein MKRKLLIFITLFLSQLFFSQNLTIAENHNDKAIDELMNGNNQTALYEINQAIKINPKNANYYYIRGMILQKMNDLNKALIDYKKTLSLNPKHIDATMKCAVVYAKLNDKTKSCEYFKRACNLGESKACDGYYKFCN, from the coding sequence ATGAAACGAAAATTATTAATATTCATTACATTATTTCTTTCTCAATTATTTTTTTCTCAGAATTTAACTATTGCTGAAAACCACAATGATAAGGCAATTGATGAACTTATGAATGGAAATAATCAGACAGCACTTTATGAAATAAATCAAGCAATAAAAATTAATCCTAAAAATGCAAATTATTATTATATAAGAGGGATGATTCTTCAAAAAATGAATGATTTAAACAAAGCACTTATTGATTATAAAAAAACGTTATCTTTAAATCCAAAACATATTGATGCAACAATGAAGTGTGCTGTTGTTTATGCAAAACTAAACGACAAAACAAAATCTTGTGAATATTTCAAAAGAGCTTGTAATTTAGGAGAATCTAAAGCATGTGACGGTTATTATAAATTTTGTAATTAA
- a CDS encoding PP2C family protein-serine/threonine phosphatase, with amino-acid sequence MLAKNGISLEVFLSEKGKREINEDYLIYHPNKFYAVLDGVGGNGNGEIASKLVGETIKEVFLKSKFITEAIEEAEKKLIAYKRKNPSTERMATTIAIAEILDNGVLVSWAGDSRVYQFRDGKIIFITSDHSWVANAVKKGVLRPVEALSHPRANELTKSIKDSSKPSKLEQVLIEDIQPNDYFLICTDGITESWIDSDLEELFFSLKSSSEIIQELKKSCETFSEDNFTAIIFKIESISRF; translated from the coding sequence ATGCTGGCTAAGAATGGAATAAGTTTGGAAGTGTTTCTGTCAGAAAAAGGCAAGAGAGAAATCAACGAAGACTATTTAATTTATCATCCAAATAAATTTTATGCTGTTCTTGATGGGGTTGGGGGAAATGGAAATGGAGAAATAGCTTCAAAATTAGTTGGGGAAACCATAAAAGAAGTATTTTTAAAATCTAAGTTTATTACTGAAGCAATTGAAGAAGCTGAAAAAAAGTTAATTGCTTACAAAAGAAAGAATCCTTCTACAGAACGAATGGCAACAACAATTGCTATTGCTGAAATATTAGATAATGGGGTTTTAGTCTCATGGGCTGGCGACAGCCGAGTTTATCAATTTCGAGATGGTAAAATTATATTTATAACTTCTGACCACAGCTGGGTTGCTAATGCGGTCAAAAAAGGTGTTTTAAGACCTGTAGAAGCACTTTCCCATCCAAGAGCTAATGAGTTAACAAAATCAATAAAAGACAGCTCAAAACCTTCAAAATTAGAACAAGTATTAATTGAAGATATTCAACCAAATGATTACTTTTTAATTTGCACCGATGGGATTACAGAATCGTGGATTGATTCTGATTTAGAAGAACTGTTTTTTAGTTTAAAATCTTCAAGTGAAATTATTCAAGAATTAAAAAAAAGCTGTGAAACATTTTCAGAAGATAATTTCACAGCAATTATATTTAAAATTGAATCAATCTCTCGTTTTTAA
- a CDS encoding DUF3817 domain-containing protein: MIKSFRSIALLEGLSLLALLFFAMPMKYIAGDPIYVKNIGMAHGILFILYVAFAILIKNEQKWNVKTFAIVCLASVVPFGTFYIEKKYLQ, translated from the coding sequence ATGATAAAATCATTTCGCTCAATTGCTTTATTAGAAGGCCTTTCGTTACTAGCATTATTGTTTTTTGCAATGCCAATGAAATACATTGCTGGTGACCCAATTTATGTAAAAAATATTGGTATGGCTCATGGAATATTATTTATATTGTATGTTGCTTTTGCTATTTTAATTAAAAATGAACAAAAATGGAATGTAAAAACATTTGCTATTGTTTGTTTGGCTTCAGTTGTTCCATTTGGAACCTTTTATATTGAAAAAAAATATTTACAATAA
- a CDS encoding DUF6804 family protein produces the protein MTKSIKIIVAILLFLCVLKMPYGYYQFVRIACVLGFSILAYNSYKNDNDFTNVITYVFLVLVFQPFNTVSLNKITWNIIDIIVGIGLLVSIKKSEK, from the coding sequence ATGACAAAATCAATAAAAATAATAGTAGCCATTTTACTTTTTTTATGTGTTTTGAAAATGCCTTATGGATATTATCAATTTGTTAGAATAGCTTGTGTTTTAGGGTTTTCCATATTAGCCTACAATTCATATAAAAACGATAATGATTTTACTAATGTTATCACTTATGTCTTTTTAGTACTTGTTTTTCAGCCTTTCAATACAGTAAGTTTAAATAAAATAACTTGGAATATAATTGATATTATTGTAGGTATTGGTTTATTAGTTAGCATAAAAAAATCCGAAAAATAA
- a CDS encoding short-chain dehydrogenase: protein MSKQKKSKAKLLHQYYKYTGFYSFIWQGVKSAILPTVVIVAILFYVNYKVINLNEGLIYITQNFSDFFIFSIFLASESVLGLIPPDIFIAWTKNTESPLLYLSILAFLSYLGGVIAYFMGMAIVAIPSVNRKLYGKMSKHVINMQKWGGFLIAVGALLPLPFAIACLAAGMINYSRKHFFLFGLLRFFRFAIYGFVIYAALS from the coding sequence ATGTCGAAACAAAAAAAATCTAAAGCAAAACTTTTACACCAATACTACAAATATACAGGCTTTTATTCCTTCATTTGGCAAGGTGTTAAAAGCGCCATTTTGCCTACTGTAGTTATAGTTGCAATACTTTTTTACGTAAATTATAAAGTTATAAACCTTAACGAAGGATTAATATATATCACACAAAATTTTAGCGATTTCTTTATTTTTAGTATTTTTCTTGCTTCAGAAAGTGTTTTAGGACTTATTCCACCAGATATTTTTATTGCTTGGACAAAAAATACTGAAAGTCCTCTACTCTACTTATCTATTTTAGCATTTTTATCATATTTAGGAGGTGTTATAGCCTATTTTATGGGTATGGCAATTGTAGCTATTCCATCTGTTAATCGTAAATTGTATGGTAAAATGTCTAAGCATGTTATTAATATGCAAAAATGGGGCGGCTTTTTAATTGCTGTTGGTGCATTGTTACCATTACCCTTTGCTATTGCTTGTTTAGCAGCAGGTATGATAAATTATTCAAGAAAACATTTCTTTTTATTTGGATTACTTCGCTTTTTTAGGTTTGCCATTTATGGATTTGTAATTTATGCCGCTTTATCATGA
- a CDS encoding helix-turn-helix transcriptional regulator, with product MEISETQFLEELGIHIRQLREKNSLSQQELANFCSVPKVQIGRIERAEINTTVRTLVKIANALDVEPKELLNIISKK from the coding sequence ATGGAAATTTCTGAAACTCAATTTCTAGAAGAACTAGGCATTCATATCAGACAGTTGAGAGAGAAAAATAGTCTTTCTCAGCAAGAACTTGCCAACTTTTGTAGCGTTCCCAAAGTTCAAATTGGAAGAATCGAAAGAGCAGAAATAAATACTACGGTAAGAACACTAGTAAAAATTGCAAATGCACTTGATGTTGAGCCAAAAGAGTTGTTAAATATCATTTCTAAAAAATAA
- a CDS encoding DUF2461 domain-containing protein, which translates to MLQKSTLEFLTQLKENNDRDWFAANKKAFETEQKLAKTFFTSVGEQLGRIDSIERIQIFRIYRDVRFSKDKAPYKNHFSVGLTRTKPMLRGGYYLHIEPGGSFVGGGFWEPNAEDLNRIRKEFEMDDEEIRTIIAEDTFKKFFGELKGEELKTAPKGFDKTHPAIDLIRKKQFLLTRSFSDKEVMAPNFEENVLITFEAMRPFFDYMSDVLSTDLNGESLYN; encoded by the coding sequence ATGTTACAAAAATCAACCTTAGAATTTCTAACACAACTCAAAGAAAACAACGACCGTGATTGGTTTGCGGCTAATAAAAAAGCCTTTGAAACAGAACAAAAGTTAGCCAAAACATTTTTTACATCAGTAGGAGAGCAGCTAGGAAGAATAGACAGTATCGAACGCATTCAAATTTTTAGAATTTATCGCGATGTGCGTTTTTCAAAAGATAAAGCACCTTATAAAAATCATTTTAGCGTAGGCCTCACACGAACAAAACCAATGCTTCGTGGTGGCTACTATTTGCATATTGAGCCAGGAGGAAGTTTTGTAGGTGGCGGTTTTTGGGAACCTAATGCAGAAGATTTAAATCGCATTCGTAAAGAATTTGAAATGGATGATGAAGAAATTAGAACCATAATAGCTGAAGACACTTTTAAAAAATTCTTTGGTGAGTTGAAAGGCGAGGAGTTAAAAACTGCACCAAAAGGTTTTGATAAAACACATCCAGCCATTGATTTGATTCGTAAAAAGCAATTTTTACTTACCAGAAGTTTTTCTGACAAGGAAGTAATGGCTCCTAATTTTGAAGAAAACGTATTGATAACCTTTGAAGCTATGCGTCCTTTCTTTGATTATATGAGCGATGTATTGAGTACCGATTTAAATGGGGAATCTTTGTATAATTAG
- a CDS encoding CHAP domain-containing protein, protein MKNRLKKILLSLTIISVMLLVVIAVFDNKYYIGKKIDSFNNVSVYYNGNPKNVNGRNLTKDGYNLGLNYQCVEFVKRYYYEYLNHKMPNSYGHAKDFYDRETLDGELNNSRNLIQFNNPSFSKPKVNDILVLDKSIFNKFGHVSIVSRVNDNSIEVVQQNVFLNSREDYDLIFIDGKWKVDNERILCWLRME, encoded by the coding sequence ATGAAAAATAGATTAAAGAAAATTTTATTGTCATTAACAATAATATCTGTAATGCTTTTAGTAGTTATAGCTGTTTTTGACAATAAATATTACATAGGTAAAAAAATAGACAGCTTTAATAATGTATCGGTTTATTACAATGGTAATCCAAAAAATGTTAATGGAAGAAATTTAACAAAAGACGGTTACAATTTAGGATTGAATTATCAATGTGTAGAATTTGTTAAGCGATATTATTATGAATATTTAAATCATAAGATGCCAAATAGTTATGGTCATGCTAAAGACTTTTATGACAGAGAAACATTAGACGGAGAATTAAATAATAGTAGAAATTTGATACAATTTAATAATCCAAGTTTTTCAAAACCAAAAGTAAATGATATACTAGTTTTGGATAAAAGTATCTTTAATAAGTTCGGACATGTTTCTATTGTGAGTAGAGTAAATGATAATTCAATTGAAGTGGTTCAGCAGAATGTATTTTTAAACAGTAGAGAAGATTATGACTTAATTTTTATTGACGGAAAATGGAAGGTTGATAATGAAAGAATTTTATGCTGGCTAAGAATGGAATAA
- a CDS encoding site-specific integrase codes for MNYEFKNLKKFKLSNGRMGISFFYNEKRFRFFNSSVIGENFNPNICDESLKEKQHDLLYQSFFIKLEKGWRPIEEKKQKKIKPIDIKIIEAVNLCYNNKLNLDYSKSYKKDLTISYNRLNDFIVNRKYQNLNLSDFNINIAKDLINFTSNSKRVQLNFKRNYSALLSDIFKEYKFENPFPLIKLVKTEEVLHKPIKEIKLVFDEVEKFNSNLHLCCLLAYGCLLRPHREIRNLKWDDFNVDCTQISLAGNRNKGKKNRIVPIPPFVQKYLTKGNSGDNIFSNNESPFNEDYFKTLWSRYKKISQLLEPDNTLYSFRHTGAISVYEKTGSLNKLQQVMGHGNISVSLTYLRGLGIKQLSVEDMPDL; via the coding sequence ATGAATTATGAATTTAAAAACTTAAAAAAGTTTAAACTATCAAATGGTAGAATGGGAATTTCATTTTTTTATAATGAAAAACGATTTCGATTCTTTAACTCTTCTGTAATTGGAGAAAATTTTAATCCAAATATATGTGATGAATCATTAAAGGAAAAACAGCATGATTTATTGTATCAATCGTTTTTTATAAAATTAGAAAAAGGATGGCGACCAATTGAAGAAAAAAAGCAAAAGAAAATAAAGCCTATAGACATAAAAATAATTGAAGCGGTTAATCTTTGTTACAACAACAAACTAAACTTAGACTACAGTAAAAGTTATAAAAAAGACTTAACCATTTCATATAATAGACTTAATGATTTTATAGTAAATAGAAAATACCAAAATTTAAATCTTAGTGATTTTAATATAAATATTGCTAAAGATTTGATAAATTTTACTAGCAACTCAAAAAGAGTACAATTAAACTTTAAAAGAAATTATTCTGCATTGCTTTCAGATATTTTTAAAGAATATAAATTTGAAAATCCGTTTCCGCTTATCAAATTAGTTAAAACAGAGGAAGTACTACACAAACCAATTAAAGAAATTAAGCTTGTATTTGATGAAGTAGAAAAATTCAATTCAAATCTTCATTTATGTTGTCTTTTAGCATACGGCTGTCTTTTAAGACCACATAGAGAAATTAGAAATTTAAAATGGGATGATTTTAATGTAGATTGTACTCAAATTAGTTTAGCTGGAAATAGAAATAAAGGTAAAAAAAATAGAATTGTACCTATTCCACCGTTTGTTCAAAAATATTTAACAAAGGGTAATTCAGGGGATAATATTTTTTCAAATAATGAATCTCCTTTCAATGAAGATTATTTCAAAACACTTTGGAGTAGATATAAGAAGATATCACAATTACTAGAACCTGATAATACATTATATAGTTTCAGACATACTGGAGCAATTAGCGTTTATGAAAAGACAGGAAGTTTAAATAAATTACAACAAGTTATGGGACATGGTAATATTAGTGTTTCTCTAACCTATTTGAGAGGTCTTGGAATTAAACAGTTGTCAGTAGAGGATATGCCAGACCTATAA